A window from Gopherus flavomarginatus isolate rGopFla2 chromosome 4, rGopFla2.mat.asm, whole genome shotgun sequence encodes these proteins:
- the LOC127049047 gene encoding uncharacterized protein LOC127049047: protein MGTRMAPQYANIFMADLEQRFLSSRPLTPLLYLRYIDDIFIIWTHGKETLEKFHHDFNSFHPTINLSLDQSTREVHFLDTTVQISDGHINTTLYRKPTDRYAYLHASSFHPGHITRSIVYSQALRYNRICSDPSDRDQHLQNLHQAFSKLQYPQEEIRKQINRARRVPRSLLLQDKPKRETNRTPLAITYSPQLKPLQRIIKDLQPILDNDPTLSQALGGRPILAHRQPANLKHILTSDCTPHHNNSSSGTNPCNKPRCQLCPHIYTSDTITGPNQISHTITGSFTCTSTNVIYAIICQQCPSAMYIGQTGQSLRKRINGHKSDIRNGNIQKPVGEHFNLPGHTIADLKVAILQQKNFRTRLQRETAELQFICKFDTISSGLNKDCEWLANYRTSFSSLGFHTSTARTGPHPP, encoded by the coding sequence atgggcacccgcatggccccacaatatgccaatatcttcatggccgacctggaacaacgcttcctcagctctcgtccactcacaccccttctctatctacgctacattgatgacatcttcatcatctggacccatgggaaggagactctggaaaaattccaccatgatttcaacagcttccaccccaccatcaacctcagcctggaccaatctacacgggaggtccactttcttgacaccacggtgcaaataagtgatggtcacattaacaccaccctatatcgaaaacccaccgaccgctatgcctaccttcatgcctccagcttccatcccgggcacatcacacgatccattgtctacagccaagcactgaggtacaaccgcatctgctctgacccctcagacagagaccaacacctacaaaatctccaccaagcattctcaaaactacaatacccgcaagaggaaataaggaaacagatcaacagagccagacgtgtacccagaagcctcctactgcaagacaaacccaagagagaaaccaacaggactccactggccatcacatacagcccccagctaaaacccctccaacgcatcatcaaggatctacaacccatcctggacaatgatcccacactttcacaggccttgggtggcaggccaatccttgcccacagacaacctgccaacctgaaacatattctcaccagtgactgcacaccacaccataataactctagctcaggaaccaatccatgcaacaaacctcgatgccaactctgcccacatatctacaccagcgacaccatcacaggacctaaccagatcagccacaccatcactggttcattcacctgcacatccaccaatgtaatatacgccatcatatgccagcaatgcccctctgctatgtacatcggccaaactggacagtctctacggaaaaggataaatggacacaaatcagacattaggaatggcaatatacaaaaacctgtaggagagcacttcaacctccctggccacactatagcagaccttaaggtggccatcctgcagcaaaaaaacttcaggaccagacttcaaagagaaactgctgagcttcagttcatctgcaaatttgacaccatcagctcaggattgaacaaagactgtgaatggcttgccaattacagaaccagtttctcctctcttggttttcacacctcaactgctagaacagggcctcatcctccctga